The following coding sequences lie in one Spinacia oleracea cultivar Varoflay chromosome 1, BTI_SOV_V1, whole genome shotgun sequence genomic window:
- the LOC110785621 gene encoding uncharacterized protein isoform X1, which yields MAKFPLTLTFFIVVISALLLLTQSGETFTDEKIKVAREEENGSLLKQLLEAEAVLQLHDVREPSEFQEQDESSSTSTKLKCTQCGGDCSSWNECCEPCRCVLNSCLYLPNRGIMLNAE from the exons ATGGCGAAATTTCCATTAACCTTAACCTTCTTCATCGTGGTCATTTCAGCTCTGCTTTTGCTCACTCAATCAG GAGAAACCTTTACTGATGAGAAGATAAAGGTGGCTAGAGAGGAAGAAAATGGAAGCTTACTTAAGCAGCTGCTTGAAGCAGAAGCAGTTCTGCAACTGCATGATGTTCGTGAGCCGTCAGAGTTTCAGGAACAGGATGAGTCTTCATCAACATCAACCAAGTTGAAGTGCACTCAATGTGGTGGAGATTGTTCATCCTGGAATGAGTGTTGCGAACCATGTCGTTGTGTACTTAACTCGTGCCTGTACCTACCCAACAGGGGAATTATGCTCAATGCAGAGTGA
- the LOC110785621 gene encoding uncharacterized protein isoform X2, which yields MAKFPLTLTFFIVVISALLLLTQSGETFAKKTNVEDELGSGSLLMQKLIEAETKTLVLVKEIEEDASLEDQLKCIPCGAACVSSRNCCRNCYCLIKWEIVIPRCVRKIPSHQLN from the exons ATGGCGAAATTTCCATTAACCTTAACCTTCTTCATCGTGGTCATTTCAGCTCTGCTTTTGCTCACTCAATCAG GTGAAACATTTGCTAAGAAGACAAATGTAGAGGATGAACTAGGGAGTGGAAGCTTATTAATGCAAAAATTGATAGAGGCAGAAACAAAAACATTAGTATTGGTCAAAGAAATAGAAGAAGATGCAAGTTTAGAAGATCAGTTGAAGTGTATACCTTGTGGTGCAGCCTGTGTTTCATCGAGAAACTGCTGTAGGAACTGTTATTGCCTTATCAAATGGGAGATTGTTATACCTCGATGCGTTCGGAAAATACCATCTCATCAACTTAATTAG
- the LOC110785620 gene encoding putative FBD-associated F-box protein At5g56400, translating to MNSSSKKHEICDKQGNCIDRLSELPDEILIHILSLLPIKDAVRTVLLRRFGKLWTLLRTIEYDFRQDAIEYDFGRADWFIEYDFGQDGLFINKVMKYLKSPIIDKVVIREKSGPLKEELMKLITFGLKKKTKVLGIHFDDFSFEVPRVVWRNQFIVSLHLTKVCLGFTRCTRIHMGSLKKLELNCLCESNERIKTLLAGFPCLQELVIKYPKMLQALHFGAPSIEKLELDLCLNMRKPTCVNSIFYHERFSLDCPNLKLLHINEVCLETLDLIDVSSVREAKITECCMSRDNVDYFEILIEKFRNAKIFQLGDKAYLQLEKCGSEKLAFRENRWTHLALRSVIHGSCLLGICRLLRNSRRLKELIIYADVDFFCDCDLLLDELSSSSVMRRLKIVTIREYEKPCQGLLQLIKFVLKSAVVLDKLVIVCNKKDELYSTEENDFILQLSGFPRASRKANVVFA from the exons ATGAATTCGAGTTCAAAGAAGCATGAAATTTGTGATAAACAAGGCAATTGCATAGATAGGTTAAGTGAATTGCCAGATGAAATACTTATCCACATTCTATCACTTTTGCCAATTAAAGATGCTGTTAGAACTGTCTTACTTCGCCGATTTGGTAAACTCTGGACATTGCTTCGTACTATTGAATATGATTTCAGACAGGACGCTATTGAATATGATTTCGGACGCGCCGATTGGTTTATTGAATATGATTTCGGGCAGGACGGTCTGTTTATCAACAAGGTGATGAAGTACCTCAAAAGTCCCATAATTGATAAGGTTGTGATTAGGGAGAAATCTGGACCATTAAAAGAAGAGTTGATGAAGTTGATtacttttggtttgaaaaaaaAGACCAAGGTATTGGGTATTCATTTTGATGACTTTAGTTTTGAGGTCCCTCGTGTTGTTTGGAGAAATCAATTCATTGTTTCACTTCATCTTACTAAAGTGTGCCTCGGGTTCACTCGTTGTACTCGGATTCATATGGGATCACTCAAGAAATTGGAACTTAATTGTTTGTGTGAGAGTAATGAGAGGATCAAAACTCTGTTAGCTGGATTCCCTTGTTTACAAGAGTTGGTTATTAAGTATCCTAAAATGTTACAAGCCCTGCATTTTGGTGCTCCGAGTATTGAGAAGTTGGAGCTTGATCTTTGCTTGAATATGAGAAAGCCGACTTGCGTGAATAGTATATTTTACCACGAACGATTCTCACTTGATTGCCCTAACTTGAAGCTATTGCACATCAATGAAGTATGTTTGGAAACTCTGGATTTGATTGATGTTTCATCTGTTCGTGAAGCCAAAATCACTGAGTGCTGCATGTCTCGCGACAATGTTGATTATTTTGAAATATTGATCGAGAAGTTTCGAAATGCTAAGATTTTCCAACTGGGAGATAAAGCTTATTTG CAACTGGAAAAATGTGGTAGTGAGAAACTAGCTTTTCGAGAAAATCGATGGACTCATTTAGCTTTGAGGTCTGTGATCCACGGAAGCTGTCTGCTAGGCATTTGTAGATTGCTGAGAAACTCACGGCGCTTGAAGGAACTTATTATATATGCGGATGTG GATTTTTTCTGTGACTGTGATCTGCTTCTGGATGAGCTTTCTTCTTCAAGTGTGATGCGGCGACTCAAAATTGTCACAATTCGTGAATATGAGAAACCTTGTCAAGGTCTACTTCAGCTGATAAAATTTGTGCTCAAAAGTGCAGTTGTCTTGGACAAATTAGTTATTGTCTGCAACAAGAAGGATGAACTTTATTCAACAGAAGAAAACGATTTCATTTTGCAGTTATCAGGCTTTCCAAGGGCCTCTCGGAAGGCAAATGTTGTCTTTGCTTGA
- the LOC110785619 gene encoding uncharacterized protein, which translates to MISGCPCLQELAIVFPYKLHQLHFTAPSIEKLELEFSTESGSAQDRYYSLDCPNLKILQIEDVLLGNLQIIDVSSVRKAIIRGSFRVDLPSNEQDQFEILLGKFQNAEVFYWGDNTYLQLEHCGNEKLAFQKNTWTRLALRSGARGSCLLGVCRLLRNSLYLQQLIIYADVDFICDCNMLLYELSSPCVMRYLKIVTILNFEKSCQPLLQLIEFLLKSAVNLDELVIVCNRKDRLLSIEGHAFMMKLLSFRRASQNARVVFD; encoded by the exons ATGATATCTGGATGCCCTTGTTTACAAGAATTGGCTATTGTATTTCCTTACAAATTACATCAGCTGCATTTTACTGCTCCGAGCATCGAAAAGTTAGAGCTTGAATTTAGTACAGAATCAGGTAGTGCACAAGACAGATACTACTCACTTGATTGCCCTAACCTCAAGATCCTGCAAATTGAAGATGTTTTACTAGGAAATCTCCAAATTATTGATGTTTCATCTGTTCGTAAAGCCATAATCAGAGGTTCTTTCAGAGTTGATTTACCGTCTAATGAACAAGATCAATTTGAAATTTTACTCGGCAAGTTTCAAAATGCTGAGGTTTTCTATTGGGGAGATAATACTTATTTG CAATTAGAACATTGTGGAAATGAGAAACTGGCttttcaaaaaaatacatgGACCCGTTTAGCTCTAAGGTCAGGGGCCCGTGGAAGCTGTTTGCTAGGCGTTTGTAGATTGTTGAGAAACTCATTGTATTTGCAACAACTTATAATATATGCCGATGTG GATTTTATCTGTGATTGCAATATGCTTCTGTACGAGCTTTCTTCTCCCTGTGTGATGCGATACCTGAAAATAGTCACTATACTTAATTTTGAGAAGTCATGTCAACCACTGCTTCAGCTAATAGAATTTCTGCTCAAAAGTGCTGTCAATTTGGACGAATTGGTTATTGTCTGCAACAGGAAGGATCGACTTCTTTCAATTGAGGGGCATGCATTCATGATGAAGTTATTAAGCTTTCGCAGAGCCTCACAAAATGCAAGGGTTGTCTTCGATTGA
- the LOC110785539 gene encoding F-box/FBD/LRR-repeat protein At2g04230-like: MENSSKKKQDVCDEQGKCRDRLSELPDEILVQILSFLPIRDAVRSVLLRRFGELWSFLPTLKFEGDKEEFVRKVMEYHKCPTMDELELSRGHDLSEKEFIKLTNMALSKKAKVFRVYSENHYYNLPSRFFTNQYIVSLTLYNMSIKLPNRVHMKSLRKLELFFVSIDDKTFKVVISGSPCLQELVIMNPDILHDIHFTSPSIEKLELDLCLHFAIQHDAFYSLNCPNLKILHVSEVCLKHLKLIDVSSVREAKILYCRIAFDRYHFEKLIENFRNAEFFRLEDDAYMQLKHCGSQKLTCRDNQWIRLALRSGIQGGCLLDISTLLRNSWRLKQLIIYADVGFFCNCNLLLHDLPSPCVMEKLITVTIREYEKPCKALLQLIEFLLKSAVVLEKMVIVCNKKDQLFSSEGQEFYFQLLSFPRASRKARVIFA; the protein is encoded by the exons ATGGAAAATAGTTCAAAGAAGAAGCAAGATGTTTGTGATGAACAAGGAAAATGCAGGGATAGGTTAAGTGAATTACCAGATGAAATTCTTGTTCAAATTCTGTCTTTTCTGCCAATTAGAGATGCTGTTAGATCTGTATTACTCCGTAGATTTGGAGAATTGTGGTCTTTTCTTCCTACTCTTAAGTTTGAGGGCGACAAGGAAGAATTCGTCCGCAAAGTTATGGAATATCACAAATGTCCAACAATGGATGAACTGGAGTTGTCGAGAGGACATGATCTTTCTGAAAAAGAGTTTATCAAGTTGACAAATATGGCCTTGAGCAAGAAAGCCAAAGTCTTTAGGGTTTATAGTGAGAATCATTATTATAATCTGCCATCTCGTTTCTTCACGAATCAATATATTGTTTCGCTTACTCTTTACAATATGTCAATCAAACTCCCCAATCGTGTTCATATGAAGTCGCTAAGGAAATTGGAACTTTTTTTTGTGAGTATCGACGATAAAACATTCAAAGTTGTGATATCTGGATCCCCTTGTTTACAAGAGTTGGTTATAATGAATCCTGACATTTTACATGACATACATTTTACTTCCCCAAGCATTGAGAAGTTGGAGCTTGATCTTTGTCTACATTTTGCAATACAACATGATGCATTTTACTCACTTAATTGCCCTAACctgaagatcttacatgttaGTGAAGTATGTTTGAAGCATCTAAAACTCATTGATGTTTCATCTGTTCGTGAAGCCAAAATCCTTTATTGTCGCATAGCTTTTGACCGTTACCATTTTGAAAAGTTGATTGAAAATTTTCGAAATGCTGAGTTTTTCCGGTTGGAAGATGACGCTTACATG CAATTAAAACACTGTGGAAGTCAGAAACTGACTTGTCGAGATAATCAATGGATTCGTTTAGCTTTGAGGTCAGGAATACAAGGAGGCTGTCTGTTAGACATAAGTACATTGCTAAGAAACTCATGGCGCTTGAAACAACTTATAATATATGCTGATGTG GGTTTTTTCTGTAATTGCAATCTGCTTTTGCATGACCTTCCTTCTCCTTGTGTGATGGAGAAACTTATAACTGTTACCATTCGTGAATATGAGAAGCCGTGCAAAGCCCTACTTCAGCTGATAGAATTTCTGCTTAAAAGTGCAGTCGTCTTAGAAAAAATGGTTATTGTCTGCAATAAGAAGGATCAGCTGTTTTCATCAGAGGGGCAAGAATTCTATTTCCAGTTATTAAGCTTCCCAAGAGCCTCAAGAAAAGCAAGAGTTATCTTTGCTTGA
- the LOC110785540 gene encoding uncharacterized protein has product MATFSGLSSNSSVLGYNNGNPMLSFRYRMSIEANTRGLVTCKFVPKWDLRSEIHYSHKKQVQPRFSMSRGGNYGLKFDDECAEDPFWLRFSKETIRGLKSLVRFLVQQPGQLKYIEWPSFNDTLRTATLTLVLVAGLIVALSSIDAGLSYVLALLLRKPA; this is encoded by the exons ATGGCTACTTTTTCTGGGTTGTCGTCAAATTCTTCAG TTTTGGGTTATAATAATGGCAACCCAATGCTTTCATTTCGATATCGAATGTCGATTGAAGCCAACACTAGAGGCTTGGTTACTTGTAAATTTGTACCAAAATGG GATTTAAGGTCAGAGATCCATTATTCTCACAAGAAGCAGGTTCAACCTCGGTTTTCGATGTCTCGGGGAGGAAATTATGGTTTAAAGTTTGATGATGAGTGTGCTGAGGACCCATTTTGGCTACGTTTCTCTAAGGAAACAATCAG GGGTTTGAAATCATTGGTTAGGTTCCTTGTTCAACAACCTGGGCAGCTGAAGTACATAGAATGGCCGAGTTTTAACGACACG CTGCGAACTGCCACCCTCACCCTTGTACTTGTAGCCGGGCTTATTGTTGCTTTGTCTTCAATTGATGCTGGACTTTCTTATGTGTTGGCACTACTTCTGCGAAAACCTGCATGA